The Solibacillus daqui genome has a segment encoding these proteins:
- a CDS encoding YxiJ family protein, whose protein sequence is MDDILKQLTEIEDELKKPFPTRDINKICEEFRTEFLNLSGEVDFYEDFRYYCVNIAGTLSYVLAGNINEIPQGQFDMLFKSFFEYYDQYEFLEERIANYNLFFQEYKTFEQPRKLLLQLLTNNLFPLD, encoded by the coding sequence ATGGACGATATTTTAAAACAATTAACTGAAATTGAAGACGAACTAAAGAAGCCATTTCCTACTAGAGATATTAATAAAATATGTGAAGAATTTCGAACAGAATTTTTGAATTTATCTGGTGAGGTGGATTTCTATGAAGATTTTCGTTATTACTGTGTGAATATCGCTGGAACTTTAAGCTATGTTTTAGCAGGCAACATAAATGAAATCCCACAAGGGCAATTTGACATGCTTTTTAAATCTTTTTTTGAATACTATGATCAATATGAATTTTTGGAAGAACGAATAGCAAACTATAATCTTTTCTTTCAGGAATATAAAACCTTTGAACAACCAAGAAAATTGCTTTTACAGCTGTTGACAAATAACCTTTTTCCATTAGATTAG
- a CDS encoding ATP-binding cassette domain-containing protein has protein sequence MEKDIFEAIDVSKEIEGKMILNKISFKCEDYTTMAICGQNGSGKSTLLKVLAGIYEPTNGKVRRGKRKVGYVPEHFPENIRFKLKEYLILTASFHGFSKQHIETDLLEYIRIFGLQRYVDTPLKQCSKGTKQKAGLIQALIMKPDILLLDEPLTGLDSPTQKQLIYLLEKLKKQVTIIFTTHEDEMIEKLADNIFYVESGEVLSCLKPRNVQKLIKVNFNNKDIFKELNFFDITYERNTALITVDAAKSDELLLALLNKKCSILEVNEKR, from the coding sequence ATGGAAAAAGACATTTTTGAAGCTATTGATGTAAGTAAAGAAATCGAAGGGAAAATGATTTTAAACAAAATAAGCTTCAAGTGTGAAGATTATACTACTATGGCTATCTGTGGGCAAAATGGTTCTGGTAAAAGTACTTTATTAAAAGTCTTGGCAGGAATATATGAACCTACAAACGGAAAAGTCAGAAGGGGCAAGAGGAAGGTAGGGTATGTACCAGAACACTTTCCGGAGAATATACGATTTAAGCTCAAAGAATATTTGATACTAACGGCGTCCTTTCACGGTTTTTCTAAACAACATATTGAAACTGATCTTTTAGAATATATAAGAATTTTCGGTTTGCAGCGATATGTAGACACGCCACTAAAACAATGTTCAAAGGGGACAAAACAAAAGGCAGGTTTGATTCAAGCGCTTATTATGAAACCTGATATCCTTCTTTTAGACGAACCTCTAACTGGATTAGATAGCCCAACCCAGAAACAATTAATATATCTTCTAGAAAAGTTAAAAAAGCAAGTAACTATCATTTTCACAACACATGAAGACGAGATGATTGAGAAATTGGCAGATAATATTTTTTATGTTGAATCTGGGGAGGTTTTAAGCTGTTTAAAACCACGAAATGTACAAAAGTTGATTAAGGTGAATTTTAATAATAAAGATATTTTCAAAGAGCTAAATTTCTTTGATATTACATATGAGAGAAACACTGCTTTGATAACGGTAGACGCAGCTAAATCTGATGAATTACTACTAGCTTTATTAAATAAAAAATGCTCTATTTTAGAGGTAAATGAAAAGAGGTAA
- a CDS encoding GNAT family N-acetyltransferase, translating to MIFEADLHVRQKLIPMFEKIDSTIILSCLQGHMGSAWVDDLENPTVAQITVGIFVFFAGNADTKAAEELLNNLPDFTLAIVDSDEWKNRIETVHVGSIEKFPRYRFEKNLEHLNKKYIQSLISTLPDGYEIKRIDKTIAQEPSFHELSEDFVSQFDSIDDFINRGIGYAIINNGQVVSAATSFSIYDDGIEIEVASHPDYRRQGLATIIAATLILHCLDSRKYPNWDGANEESVKLAEKIGYKLQQSYDTYFIDCRK from the coding sequence ATGATATTTGAAGCAGATTTACATGTAAGGCAAAAATTAATCCCGATGTTTGAAAAAATTGATAGCACGATAATTCTCTCATGCCTTCAAGGACATATGGGATCTGCTTGGGTGGATGACCTTGAGAATCCGACTGTTGCTCAAATAACAGTGGGGATTTTTGTGTTTTTTGCTGGAAATGCAGACACAAAAGCAGCTGAAGAATTACTTAATAATCTACCTGATTTTACTCTTGCAATTGTTGATTCAGATGAATGGAAAAATCGTATCGAAACAGTTCATGTTGGTTCAATTGAGAAGTTTCCACGATATAGATTTGAAAAGAATCTGGAACATTTAAATAAAAAATATATACAAAGTCTAATATCAACACTACCTGATGGATATGAGATTAAGCGAATAGATAAAACGATAGCACAAGAACCCTCTTTCCATGAACTTTCAGAGGACTTCGTAAGTCAGTTTGATTCTATTGATGATTTTATTAATAGAGGAATAGGTTATGCGATTATCAATAACGGTCAAGTTGTTTCTGCTGCAACGTCGTTTAGTATATATGATGATGGGATTGAGATTGAAGTTGCTAGTCACCCTGATTATAGAAGGCAAGGTTTAGCAACAATTATCGCTGCTACTTTAATATTACATTGCTTAGATAGCCGAAAGTATCCTAATTGGGATGGTGCTAATGAAGAATCCGTTAAATTAGCTGAAAAAATTGGCTATAAACTGCAACAATCATATGATACATATTTCATTGACTGTAGAAAATAA
- a CDS encoding DUF4279 domain-containing protein, with the protein MAKNKNVNLHDVLLPILNVFQYKTDTINRIKEELNLNVRIELVITMINGYTPGLTISPEFSRFASATNASIGIDIYVYPFSEPEE; encoded by the coding sequence ATTGCTAAAAATAAAAACGTAAATTTACATGATGTTTTACTTCCCATTTTAAATGTTTTCCAGTACAAAACAGATACAATTAACCGTATAAAAGAAGAATTGAATTTGAATGTACGAATTGAATTAGTGATAACAATGATAAATGGCTATACGCCTGGTTTGACAATCTCCCCTGAATTTAGTAGATTTGCATCTGCCACCAATGCATCCATTGGTATTGATATATATGTATATCCTTTTAGTGAACCCGAAGAATAA
- a CDS encoding GntR family transcriptional regulator, translating into MQILISHNSKEPIYEQIVQQIKKAILANDIPAGYALPSMRNMAKDLDVSVITTKRAYEELEKMGLIYSVVGKGSFVSEQNKEMILERKQKVIEEQLSQAIVNGKEIGLDLGDIQALVALLYEERE; encoded by the coding sequence ATGCAAATTTTAATCTCACATAATTCAAAGGAACCAATTTATGAGCAAATCGTACAGCAAATTAAGAAAGCCATTTTAGCAAATGACATTCCTGCTGGCTACGCATTACCATCTATGCGTAACATGGCGAAGGATTTGGATGTGAGTGTCATTACAACAAAGCGCGCCTACGAAGAGCTTGAAAAGATGGGGCTCATTTATTCGGTTGTTGGGAAAGGCTCTTTTGTATCAGAGCAAAATAAAGAAATGATATTAGAACGAAAACAAAAGGTGATTGAGGAGCAGCTAAGTCAGGCGATAGTAAATGGGAAAGAGATTGGCTTAGATTTAGGTGACATACAAGCGCTCGTCGCACTTTTATATGAGGAGAGGGAATAA
- a CDS encoding ABC transporter ATP-binding protein, which produces MEAVIKLNNVSKRFSDFEVKDLSFEVKKGFVTGFVGANGMGKSTTIKLIMNLLQPDKGEVSVFGLDYQKHEREIKQRIGFVFDEHVFYENLTLLEMKKIIEPAYDNWDEGMFQRYVDEFQLPLKKKLKTFSKGMQMKASLAIALSHHADLIIMDEPTAGLDPVFRRELLSLLRNIVQDSEKTIFFSTHITSDLDRIADYIVFIHEGQLIFTQEFYKLEQQYVLVKGGLDLLDSDTKKSFIAIQQSKHGFEGLSADKTAVMELFGDLAIYEPATLEDILYYTKKGTREVAATN; this is translated from the coding sequence ATGGAGGCAGTCATTAAATTAAATAATGTCAGTAAACGTTTTTCGGATTTTGAAGTGAAGGATTTATCATTTGAAGTGAAAAAAGGCTTTGTTACGGGCTTTGTCGGTGCAAATGGCATGGGTAAATCAACAACGATTAAGCTCATTATGAATCTTCTACAGCCAGACAAAGGAGAAGTATCTGTATTTGGTTTAGATTATCAAAAGCATGAGCGTGAGATTAAACAACGTATTGGCTTTGTCTTTGATGAACATGTCTTTTACGAAAATTTAACACTGCTAGAAATGAAAAAAATAATTGAGCCAGCTTACGATAATTGGGATGAAGGAATGTTTCAGCGCTATGTAGACGAGTTTCAATTGCCGCTTAAGAAAAAGCTAAAAACTTTTTCAAAGGGAATGCAGATGAAAGCATCACTAGCAATTGCATTATCGCATCACGCGGACTTAATTATTATGGATGAACCAACAGCAGGTTTAGACCCAGTATTTCGACGTGAATTACTAAGCTTATTACGCAATATCGTGCAGGATAGTGAAAAAACGATTTTCTTCTCGACACATATCACATCTGATTTAGATCGCATTGCAGATTATATCGTATTTATTCATGAAGGGCAGCTTATCTTTACGCAGGAATTTTATAAGCTGGAGCAGCAATATGTTCTTGTAAAGGGTGGCTTGGATTTACTGGATTCCGATACAAAAAAATCATTTATAGCGATTCAACAATCAAAACATGGGTTCGAGGGATTATCGGCTGACAAAACTGCTGTAATGGAGCTGTTTGGCGATCTGGCGATTTACGAGCCTGCAACGTTAGAAGATATTTTATACTACACGAAAAAGGGGACGAGGGAAGTTGCTGCAACTAATTAA
- a CDS encoding ABC-2 transporter permease: MLQLIKKDFYIQKMVWLFMILAIAIYIFAQASSLFVGIIFGIVMTVNLFAMDEKKSAQLLLNSLPFTRKEIVSSKYIAAFLYIMCIIATISVLHLVVNQAIPNMYHLLMICIVSLLVVAIFYPFAYRFSSKYFTFLFVGIFAAYLLCLKLFVPNINDQIRELVGYLSSVSQPMIYVYILVATVIFYSLSWLLSIRIYSKKVFE; this comes from the coding sequence TTGCTGCAACTAATTAAAAAGGATTTTTATATTCAAAAAATGGTTTGGCTATTTATGATTTTAGCGATTGCGATTTATATTTTTGCACAAGCATCATCACTATTTGTTGGCATTATTTTTGGTATTGTGATGACGGTTAATCTCTTTGCAATGGATGAAAAAAAGTCAGCTCAATTATTGTTGAATTCCTTACCGTTTACGCGTAAAGAAATTGTAAGTTCAAAATATATTGCCGCGTTTTTATATATTATGTGCATTATCGCCACGATTAGCGTGTTGCATTTAGTCGTAAATCAAGCAATTCCGAATATGTATCATTTATTAATGATTTGTATTGTGAGCCTACTAGTAGTTGCAATTTTTTATCCGTTTGCGTATCGATTCAGCAGTAAATATTTTACGTTTTTATTTGTCGGTATTTTTGCGGCCTACTTATTGTGTCTAAAATTATTTGTACCTAATATAAATGACCAAATTCGTGAGCTTGTTGGCTATTTATCAAGTGTCAGCCAGCCGATGATTTATGTGTATATTTTAGTGGCAACTGTTATTTTTTACAGTTTGTCTTGGCTACTTTCGATTCGTATTTATTCGAAAAAAGTATTTGAATAG
- a CDS encoding YfzA family protein, producing MRTQQKTPFYNRSWFVSIAVFCIVQLLFFLMEKTGWIPNLRDFDGKLLGKVTELHFFKEWFQF from the coding sequence GTGCGTACACAACAAAAAACGCCTTTTTATAATCGTTCCTGGTTTGTATCTATTGCCGTATTTTGCATTGTGCAACTGCTATTCTTTCTTATGGAAAAAACAGGGTGGATACCGAATTTAAGAGATTTTGATGGGAAGCTATTAGGGAAAGTAACGGAACTTCACTTTTTTAAAGAATGGTTCCAGTTTTAG
- a CDS encoding MBL fold metallo-hydrolase, producing MLKDDWFTVRQIDDKTYAISELGHWEKVHSFLLLGESKAALIDTGLGIDNMKRITNQLTTLPIDVITTHVHSDHIGSHGEYTRIFVHEDEESWLTNGIVGLSIEQIRANTARDITIPIPKSFNPDTYTPFTGRPTGLLKDGDVHDLGNRKLTIYHTPGHSPGHISIYDETKGYLFTGDLLYDETPIYAFYPTTNPVDLVNSLEKIAEIPNINMIYGSHNSLGITPDILKEVKLAIAYLKDNDLVKFGTGIHRFNGFSVQF from the coding sequence ATGTTAAAAGATGATTGGTTTACCGTTCGGCAAATTGATGATAAGACATATGCAATTAGTGAATTAGGTCATTGGGAAAAAGTACATTCTTTTTTGTTGTTAGGAGAATCAAAAGCTGCTCTTATAGATACAGGCTTAGGTATCGATAACATGAAGCGAATTACAAACCAGTTAACAACCTTACCGATTGATGTTATTACAACACATGTTCACTCTGATCATATTGGTAGTCATGGTGAATATACACGTATTTTTGTTCATGAGGATGAAGAATCTTGGTTAACTAATGGCATTGTAGGATTATCCATCGAGCAGATTAGAGCAAATACAGCAAGAGATATTACGATCCCAATACCCAAAAGCTTTAACCCCGATACATATACGCCATTTACAGGAAGACCTACCGGATTATTAAAAGATGGAGATGTCCATGATTTAGGAAATCGAAAATTAACTATTTATCACACACCTGGGCATTCTCCAGGACATATTTCTATATATGATGAAACGAAAGGCTATTTATTTACTGGTGATTTACTATATGATGAAACACCAATCTATGCCTTTTATCCAACAACTAATCCTGTAGATTTAGTCAACTCTTTAGAAAAAATAGCGGAAATTCCTAATATAAATATGATATATGGTTCACACAATTCATTAGGCATTACACCAGATATCTTAAAAGAAGTTAAATTAGCAATTGCATACTTAAAAGATAATGATTTAGTGAAATTCGGCACAGGGATACACAGATTTAATGGTTTTAGTGTGCAATTTTAG
- a CDS encoding MBL fold metallo-hydrolase: MLNKISDTIYYFPNQDDKDRPTLGLVCGDQYSLIIDSGNSTQHAIDFLLEIEKLNVPPVRYMVITHAHWDHFLGMNEIDATIIVNSLTNELLKKWRNYTFDDKSLLEYVGNNEMSSMCMEIIQSEIPNRSSFKLRSPDVIFEDTLTIDLGNKICIIERIKATHTDDSTIIYIPDEKVIFLGDCPYGTTTNSLFHYKQALLLPMITDIQKFDAELFLLGHESICDSNEMNIFWEELTTASQAVTSSSLENAIECFKLENKRDPNDNELFFIKAFVNDYIIQSQ, translated from the coding sequence ATGTTAAACAAAATAAGTGATACGATCTATTATTTTCCTAATCAAGATGATAAAGACCGACCTACATTAGGCTTGGTATGCGGCGACCAATATAGCTTAATTATTGATTCTGGGAATTCTACACAGCATGCTATTGATTTTTTATTAGAAATCGAGAAGTTAAATGTACCCCCAGTTAGATATATGGTTATTACGCATGCGCATTGGGATCACTTTTTAGGAATGAATGAAATTGATGCAACTATTATAGTTAACAGTCTAACAAATGAATTGTTGAAAAAATGGAGAAATTACACATTCGATGATAAATCATTACTTGAATATGTAGGTAATAATGAAATGAGTTCTATGTGTATGGAAATTATACAGTCCGAAATCCCAAATAGGTCTAGCTTTAAATTGCGTTCTCCAGATGTAATTTTTGAAGATACTTTAACTATTGATTTAGGAAATAAAATTTGCATAATCGAGAGAATCAAAGCTACCCATACTGATGACTCTACAATCATTTATATTCCCGATGAAAAAGTTATTTTCTTGGGTGATTGTCCATACGGTACAACGACAAATTCTTTATTTCATTATAAGCAAGCCTTGCTATTACCAATGATTACAGACATCCAAAAGTTTGATGCAGAATTGTTCCTACTTGGTCATGAATCTATATGTGATTCAAATGAAATGAATATATTTTGGGAAGAGTTAACAACAGCAAGTCAGGCTGTAACATCAAGCTCCTTAGAAAATGCTATAGAGTGCTTTAAGCTAGAAAATAAAAGAGACCCTAATGATAATGAATTATTTTTCATAAAAGCATTTGTTAATGATTATATTATTCAATCACAATAA
- a CDS encoding M3 family oligoendopeptidase, whose translation MGRNKYRQIWNLDSIFQSLKKSNQFSNHILDIEQGLAKLDGDIAVTSISSVEDADHILNILMEIDSIKLKLSQASSFITCLLAQNPSDQEASVFQGRVTKLKSKYGVILTNFQAILASTSLEIWIDVLKSEELKDFTFILAEWREEGKTTLTSNEKAILSKLSIDGYHAWGQLYQTLMGNLEIEIQLEGKPQKYSIGQALNLRAHSNEELRKAAHEKLELKWSEQKETFAKVLNHIAGFRLQLYNFQGIDDVLEEPLRKNRMKKQTLEAMWSVVSKNKNAFAEYLYRKGKMTGEEKMQSYNFWANFETNSQKIHYDDAIDLVKGFFRKFGKQLEAFVTTAIEGGWIEAENRPKKSAAAFCAGFPMSEESRIFMTFDETMKSILTLAHELGHAFHNTAMNGISSLNRQYPLCIAETASFFAELIVLDAAIEAAESKSEKITLVDEKLKRSVMNFMNIHSRFLFEQNFYEERKKGLVSTQRLNELMQEAILDGYRDSLDNVSVYTWLWTPHFYITDAPFYNFPYTFGYLLTYSLYEKAKEIGPEFENIYIQLLRDSGKMPIEELILKHLNEDITKEDFWEKGMKLCVQDVDLFLELTALERV comes from the coding sequence TTGGGTAGAAATAAATATCGACAAATCTGGAATTTAGATAGTATTTTTCAAAGCTTAAAAAAATCAAATCAATTTTCAAATCACATACTGGATATCGAACAAGGATTGGCTAAATTGGATGGAGATATAGCAGTTACTAGTATTTCAAGTGTAGAAGATGCTGATCATATCCTAAATATACTAATGGAAATCGACAGTATTAAGCTTAAATTGTCACAAGCTTCCTCATTTATCACTTGCTTATTAGCGCAAAACCCATCTGATCAAGAGGCGAGTGTTTTTCAAGGCAGGGTTACTAAATTAAAAAGTAAATATGGTGTTATATTAACAAATTTTCAAGCTATCTTAGCAAGTACTTCATTGGAAATATGGATTGATGTTCTTAAATCTGAGGAGTTAAAAGACTTTACATTTATATTGGCAGAATGGCGTGAAGAAGGTAAAACAACTCTAACTTCTAATGAAAAAGCGATTTTGTCTAAGTTATCTATAGATGGTTATCATGCGTGGGGACAGCTATATCAAACATTAATGGGTAATCTCGAAATTGAAATTCAATTGGAAGGAAAGCCACAGAAATATTCAATAGGGCAAGCTTTGAATTTACGCGCACATTCGAATGAGGAACTACGTAAAGCAGCGCACGAAAAATTAGAGCTTAAATGGTCAGAGCAAAAAGAAACCTTTGCCAAGGTATTAAATCATATAGCTGGTTTTCGACTTCAACTATACAATTTTCAAGGAATCGATGATGTTTTGGAAGAGCCTTTACGTAAAAATCGAATGAAAAAACAAACACTAGAGGCAATGTGGTCTGTTGTAAGCAAGAATAAAAATGCTTTTGCAGAATATTTATATCGAAAAGGGAAAATGACTGGTGAAGAGAAGATGCAATCCTATAACTTTTGGGCAAATTTTGAAACAAACAGCCAAAAGATTCATTATGATGATGCAATTGATTTAGTAAAAGGCTTCTTTCGTAAATTTGGAAAGCAGTTAGAAGCATTTGTAACAACTGCAATTGAAGGAGGGTGGATAGAAGCAGAAAATCGCCCTAAAAAGTCAGCCGCTGCATTTTGTGCGGGCTTTCCAATGTCTGAGGAATCAAGAATTTTTATGACATTTGATGAAACGATGAAAAGTATTTTAACACTTGCACATGAACTAGGGCATGCTTTTCATAATACAGCTATGAATGGGATTTCAAGTTTGAACCGACAATATCCACTATGTATTGCTGAAACGGCTTCATTTTTTGCTGAATTGATTGTATTGGATGCAGCAATTGAAGCGGCTGAATCAAAATCAGAAAAAATAACTCTAGTTGACGAAAAATTAAAAAGAAGTGTAATGAATTTTATGAACATTCATAGCAGGTTTCTTTTTGAGCAAAATTTTTATGAGGAAAGAAAAAAAGGGCTAGTTTCTACACAGCGATTAAATGAGTTAATGCAAGAAGCAATTTTGGATGGATATAGAGATTCTCTTGATAATGTATCAGTATATACGTGGCTTTGGACACCACATTTTTATATTACAGATGCACCATTTTATAATTTCCCATACACATTTGGCTATTTACTAACATATAGTTTATATGAAAAAGCAAAAGAAATTGGACCTGAATTTGAAAATATTTATATTCAATTGTTGCGAGATTCAGGGAAAATGCCCATCGAAGAATTGATCCTGAAACATTTAAATGAGGACATTACAAAAGAAGACTTTTGGGAAAAAGGAATGAAACTTTGTGTTCAGGATGTCGATCTTTTTCTGGAATTAACGGCTTTAGAAAGAGTTTAA
- a CDS encoding YeiH family protein, giving the protein MDIRKHFSAPFVKGLLLTLGIAIIAKYISILPFFSIMGQLVIAIIIGMIWKATIDVPEAWQTGISFSSKKLLRLGIIFLGMRLNLVDIYNAGASVFLIALINLVFALFVVYGLSKVFHVEKKLGILTACGTAICGAAAVVAIAPQIKANEKETAISVAIVAMLGTLFTLVYTLLYSVLGLTPTEYGIFAGGTLHEIAHAIAAAAAGGDEAEDIAIIVKLTRVALLVPVAILVGIWYRRSEKGQEKEAFSLSIIPWFIVGFLAMSAFNSLGIVPQSVAQVIVNIAYILIAMAMAGLGLNVELKTLKKLGGKAFGVGLVGSVCLSVLGYLLVVLFQ; this is encoded by the coding sequence ATGGACATTAGAAAGCATTTTTCTGCACCTTTTGTGAAAGGGTTATTATTAACACTAGGAATTGCAATCATTGCAAAATACATTTCAATCTTGCCTTTTTTCTCGATTATGGGGCAGCTTGTTATTGCAATCATAATAGGGATGATTTGGAAAGCAACGATTGATGTTCCAGAAGCATGGCAGACGGGTATTTCATTTTCAAGTAAAAAATTATTACGTTTAGGAATTATTTTTCTAGGGATGCGTTTAAATTTAGTGGATATTTATAATGCGGGCGCAAGTGTATTTCTTATTGCTTTGATTAATTTAGTTTTTGCATTATTTGTAGTATACGGGCTATCAAAAGTTTTTCATGTAGAGAAAAAACTTGGGATTCTAACGGCGTGTGGAACAGCAATTTGCGGAGCGGCTGCAGTTGTAGCGATTGCGCCACAAATAAAAGCAAATGAAAAAGAAACTGCAATAAGTGTCGCGATTGTGGCAATGCTCGGAACGCTATTTACCCTTGTATATACATTGTTGTATTCAGTACTTGGTTTAACACCGACAGAATACGGGATTTTTGCTGGCGGGACATTACATGAAATTGCACATGCCATTGCAGCCGCTGCAGCTGGTGGAGATGAAGCTGAAGATATAGCAATCATTGTAAAGTTAACACGTGTAGCTTTATTAGTACCGGTAGCCATTTTGGTAGGTATTTGGTATAGAAGAAGTGAAAAGGGTCAAGAGAAAGAAGCATTTTCTTTATCAATTATTCCTTGGTTTATTGTTGGATTTTTAGCAATGAGTGCCTTTAATTCACTTGGCATTGTACCGCAGTCTGTTGCACAAGTTATCGTTAATATTGCGTATATTTTAATTGCCATGGCAATGGCTGGTTTAGGATTAAATGTTGAACTAAAAACCCTCAAAAAATTAGGTGGAAAAGCATTTGGAGTAGGACTTGTAGGATCAGTTTGCTTATCCGTTCTTGGATACTTATTAGTTGTTCTATTTCAGTAA
- the argS gene encoding arginine--tRNA ligase encodes MIQTVAKILEQTIESELTTLEIIALLEKPKHQHLGDLAFPCFTLAKKFKQAPQQIAQSIGEKIKHPFIQDVQVVGGYINFFVNQSAVTQQVLTDIVSNKDNYAQAEKNGQRVVIDFSSPNIAKPFSMGHLRSTVIGNALANIAQKNGYEVVRVNHLGDWGTQFGKLIVAYRLWGSKESIEKAPIQELLKLYVKFHDEAEQDEALNVKARAAFKALEDQDAEAIALWEWFKRVSLEEFKGIYDQLGIEFDSLEGEAFYNDKMQAVVEELNGKELLTVSDGANVVALKDMPPCLITKQDGATLYATRDLAAAFYRQKQYSPEKIFYVVGNEQTLHFKQFFKVIDKMGYTWAKQLQHVPFGMMLKDGKKMSTRKGRVILLIDVLDEAVQTARQNIQDKNPALQNMEEVAHQVGVGAVIFNDLKNFRLNDIEFSLEQMMNFEGETGPYVQYTYARISSILEKANFTPSNIDFMKLEEQAWPAILCLQDYPKAVKEAYEQADPSIVAKYVLQLARAFNKYYGNTKILVEDSAKESRLLFCYCVATVLQDGLKLLGLKTPSNM; translated from the coding sequence ATGATTCAAACAGTCGCAAAGATTTTAGAACAGACAATTGAAAGTGAACTAACAACACTAGAAATAATCGCTTTACTAGAAAAGCCGAAGCATCAGCATTTAGGGGACCTCGCGTTTCCATGCTTTACACTTGCTAAAAAATTTAAACAAGCACCACAGCAAATTGCACAATCCATTGGTGAGAAAATTAAGCATCCGTTTATTCAGGATGTTCAAGTAGTAGGTGGCTATATTAATTTCTTTGTCAATCAGTCAGCTGTCACGCAGCAGGTTTTGACAGACATTGTAAGCAATAAGGACAACTATGCCCAGGCTGAGAAAAACGGTCAACGTGTTGTAATTGATTTTTCATCACCGAATATTGCAAAGCCTTTTTCGATGGGGCATTTGCGTTCTACTGTCATTGGCAATGCGCTTGCGAATATTGCACAAAAGAATGGTTATGAAGTAGTTCGTGTCAACCATTTAGGTGATTGGGGGACACAGTTTGGTAAGCTGATTGTTGCTTACCGTCTATGGGGCTCGAAGGAATCGATTGAAAAAGCACCTATTCAAGAGCTATTAAAACTTTATGTGAAGTTTCATGATGAAGCAGAGCAAGATGAAGCACTTAATGTAAAAGCACGTGCTGCATTTAAAGCATTAGAAGATCAGGATGCAGAAGCAATCGCATTATGGGAATGGTTTAAACGTGTATCTCTAGAAGAATTCAAGGGAATTTATGACCAACTCGGTATTGAATTTGATTCCTTAGAGGGGGAAGCCTTTTATAACGACAAGATGCAAGCTGTTGTAGAGGAGTTAAATGGTAAGGAGTTACTAACGGTTTCAGATGGCGCAAATGTGGTGGCGCTAAAAGATATGCCACCGTGCTTAATTACGAAGCAGGACGGTGCAACGCTATATGCGACACGTGATTTAGCGGCAGCCTTTTATCGTCAAAAACAATATAGCCCTGAGAAAATCTTTTATGTTGTGGGCAATGAGCAAACGTTACACTTCAAGCAATTTTTTAAGGTGATTGACAAGATGGGCTATACATGGGCAAAGCAGCTACAGCATGTACCTTTTGGGATGATGTTAAAAGACGGGAAGAAAATGTCGACACGTAAAGGCAGAGTAATTTTGCTAATAGATGTCCTAGACGAGGCTGTTCAAACCGCGAGACAAAATATTCAGGACAAAAATCCAGCGTTACAAAACATGGAGGAAGTTGCACATCAAGTTGGGGTTGGCGCGGTTATTTTCAATGATTTAAAAAATTTCAGATTGAATGATATTGAATTTTCACTAGAGCAGATGATGAATTTTGAAGGCGAAACTGGCCCATATGTGCAATATACATATGCACGTATTTCATCGATATTAGAGAAAGCAAACTTCACACCATCTAACATCGACTTCATGAAATTAGAAGAACAAGCTTGGCCAGCTATTCTTTGTTTGCAAGACTATCCAAAAGCGGTTAAAGAGGCTTACGAGCAGGCAGACCCATCAATCGTTGCGAAGTATGTGCTTCAATTAGCGAGAGCCTTTAATAAATACTATGGCAATACAAAAATCTTAGTAGAAGACTCAGCAAAGGAGAGCCGATTACTGTTTTGCTACTGTGTAGCAACCGTATTGCAGGACGGGCTGAAGCTATTAGGGTTGAAGACTCCGAGTAATATGTAG